The following DNA comes from Riemerella anatipestifer ATCC 11845 = DSM 15868.
TAGCAGAAACTTTTACTAAACCATTATCTCCTGCATATACCGCACCTACCATAACCAAACAGCTAAGAGCAGAGATGAATAGCCCTAAAACTATTTTAGCTGGAGTTGTAGGTTCTTTTCCTTTTTTCCTAAGCATTACAAAAAAGCCTACTACTATTGGCGTAAGCAAAATTACCCAAAATGGATTGATGGATTGGAATAATTCCGTGTTATAAAGATATACATTATCGTTAGGATTAGCTTCTAGTTTTTGTTTTTGTACCTCATCTATATTTCTAAAGTAGATATCTTTCCCTTGTTCTTTAATAGGGTTGCCATTTGCGTCTTTTACCGCTTGGTATTGCTCGTCATATACAGGTACCTCTTGTGTCTTGTAATCTTTAGTATCTACTAAATATACATTAGCCAAAGGTTTTTCTATGGCAGCAGGTACACTTCTATCAGTGTAGTACTTTGCCCACCTTGTGAGTGCAGTTCCGTTTTGTTTAAATACAGCCCAAAACATTAGGCTAACTGCAAATATAGCTAACAATGCACCGATAGGGGCTTTATCTTCCTTATTGGCTTTTATGTAAAGAGAAACATAGAATATAATTACAGGGATACACGCAAAAATAAATGCATCTGTACTATCAGCTCCAAAAATATTACCAGGAATAACCCATCCTAACACTCCCACTAAAATCGCAGGTAAAAATACTTTTGTGAGTATGGCACTAATCTTAGTATCACCTTCCTGAACAGGTTTAAGGATATTAGCATTTAAAATATGTTTTCTTCCTAAACTAAATATAATAAGTCCTAAAAACATTCCTACTCCTGCAGTGATGAAAGCCTCACCCCAGCCAAATTTATTCCTCATAAACGCCGCAATAATATTACATACAAAAGCACCAATGTTTATTCCCATATAGAAAATGTTGTATCCTGCATCTTTGTTAGCTTTATAAGGTTCTTCCGAGTATAAATTTCCAAGTAGGGTAGAGATACTAGGTTTAAAGAAGCCATTTCCTATAATGATTAGTCCTAATGAAGTATAGAACATCGGCATATCTTTAAAAACACCTAAACCAATGTAGCCTAGTC
Coding sequences within:
- a CDS encoding peptide MFS transporter; translated protein: MKTKHPKGLPFLFFTEMWERFGYYLILGIFVLYMIDPTETGGLAFDDKNADDIFGTFIALTYLTPFLGGFLADRLLGYIKAVYIGGLLMGLGYIGLGVFKDMPMFYTSLGLIIIGNGFFKPSISTLLGNLYSEEPYKANKDAGYNIFYMGINIGAFVCNIIAAFMRNKFGWGEAFITAGVGMFLGLIIFSLGRKHILNANILKPVQEGDTKISAILTKVFLPAILVGVLGWVIPGNIFGADSTDAFIFACIPVIIFYVSLYIKANKEDKAPIGALLAIFAVSLMFWAVFKQNGTALTRWAKYYTDRSVPAAIEKPLANVYLVDTKDYKTQEVPVYDEQYQAVKDANGNPIKEQGKDIYFRNIDEVQKQKLEANPNDNVYLYNTELFQSINPFWVILLTPIVVGFFVMLRKKGKEPTTPAKIVLGLFISALSCLVMVGAVYAGDNGLVKVSAMWLVAAYGVITVGELCLSPMGLSLVSKLSPPRITALMMGGFFLSTAIGNKLSGVLSSMWYNYDNKANFFLVNFVLLLLATLLGLSILKKLNKAMKE